ACTACCCCGCACTGACGATCGGCGGCACCACCCTGGCCCCCAGCGCCCTGACCAGTTACGCCACCATGACCATCAACGGTCAGGACGCCGACAAGACCGACATCGAGGTGACCGTGCCCGCGAACGGCTCGGCCGAACTGAACGTCGTGATCACGCCCCCCGCAGGCGCGCCCGACAAGGCCCAGTACGGCGGCTACATCGTGCTGGAAAGCAAGTCCGGCCAGAACATGGTGATCCCCTACGGCGGCTTCAAGGGTGACTACCAGAGCATCCAGGTGCTCGGCAACCTGATCGTCGGCGGCCAGTCGCAGGACTTCCCCGCGCTGATCGACGATGCGGCCGACGACTACTACACCGAAGGGCAGGAGGTCGCCACCCCGATCGACTACACCTTCCAGGACGTCGCGCTCGACCCCACCAAGCCCGACCAGCTGACCATGGACGCGCCGTACATCCTGGCGCAGATCAGCCACCAGGCCCGCAAGCTGACCCTGGAACTGCTCGACGGCAACGGCATGGTCATCGAGACCCTGGGCAAGCAGGAGTACCTGGGCCGCAACTGCACGAACAACCTCGCGCAGGCCAGCGACCGCTGCGACGCCTACAACACCTACAGCTGGGACGGCAAGCTCAGCAACGGCCAGGACGCGCCCAACGGCACGTACCAGCTGCGCATCAAGGTCCTCAAGGCCCTCGGTGACGAGAGCGTCGAGAGTGACACCGAGGTGTACACCACCCAGAAGTTCACCGTCGCGCGCCCCCAGTAATCCCTCACTGAAGAACGCCGCCCCACAGGTTGGGGCGGCGTCTTGCGTTCAGGTCAGCGCAGGTCGGCAAGGATGGTGTCGATCACGCCCTGGAGGGTCAAAGGCCCGGTGTCGATGACGCGGGCGTCGGGGGCGGGGGCGCTCTGGGTGGTGTCGAGGCGGTCGCGTTCGGTGAGGGCGGCTTCGATGGCGGGGATGTCCTCGGGGCGTTCCTTCGCGCGGCGCTCGGCGCGGACGCGGGGGCTGGCGGTCAGGTAGAACTTGTGCGGCGCGTGCGGGAAGACGTTGGTGCCCATGTCGCGGCCCTCGGCAACGAGGGGGGCGGGCAGGGCGCGCAGCTGGTTGTCGACCCACTCGCGGATTTCGGGGAGGGCCGCGACGACGCTGACGCCGGTGTCCACGCGGGTGCTGTGAAGGTCGGCGGTCAGGTCATGGTCGGCGTTCCAGACGCGGTTGCCGCTGGCGAGGGGTTCCAGGCGAACGCCAGAGAGCAGGGGCAGCAGGGCACTGGCGTCGGCGAGGTCGGCCCCGGCCTCCAGGCCGAGGAGGGTCACAGCGCGGTACAGCAGGCCGCTGCTGACGTAGGGCACGCCGAGGGCCTGCGCGACGCCGGAGGAGACGCTGGATTTTCCGCTGGCGGCGACGCCATCAATGGTCACGATCATCAACTGCACAGTCTACTGCGCCTCGCCCTGACATTTCCCGCGGTGCACCCTTCGGGTGACGCGCTGCACGCGCAGCCCGCTAGACTGTCACAGACCATGAAACATGCTGCCCTGATCCTCACGGCCCTGCTGGCCCTGACCGCCTGCCAGAAGAAGGACGACGCGACCACGACCGACACGAAGACGGACACGGCCGCGACGGACACCACCCCGGCGACCGACACGCCCGCCACCGACACGAAGGCGGACGCGACACCCGCCGTCACGAAGCCCGGCCCCGTCCCCGCCGGGTACACCGAGGTGCCGTTCCTCACGACCGAACCCAAGCGCGAATTCAAGGCCGAGCCCGACATGGCCCTGACGGACGGCAAGGACTACTACGCGCTGATCGACACGAGCAGGGGGCAGATCCTGGCGGACCTGTACGAGCAGGAGACGCCGGTCACGGTGAACAACTTCGTGTTCCTGGCCCGCAACCACTACTTCGACGGGATCCGTTTCCACCGCGTGATCGACGGGTTCATGGCGCAGACCGGCGACCCCAAGAGCGTGGACGAGGAGAAGAAGGCCGAGTGGGGTACCGGCGGTCCCGGCTACCAGTTCGCGGACGAGTTCCGCCAGAAACTGACCTTCAACAGCGGCGGCATCCTGGCCATGGCGAACAGCGGCCCGGCCACGAACGGCAGCCAGTTCTTCATCACCTTCGAACCGACCGACTTCCTGAACGGCAAGCACACCATCTTCGGGAAGGTCGTGACCGGCGACGACCTGCTGCCGAAACTGACCCGCACCATGGATCAGAACAACGCCGAGGTGGCGGGCGCCGTGGCGGACCAGATCCTGACCGTGCGCATCCTGACCAAGGGCTGAAGTCCCGTTTCACGGCGGCGCGCTTCCCGTGCGGGGGCGCGCCGCTTTGTTCCCTACAGTTCCAGGTCAGTGGGGGTCGCACCGTGGGCGGGAATGGCGGTCAGCAGGACCTCGTACTTGCCGGTCACGAACACCTTGAAGCCGTGCTTCTGGAGGCCGCGCCGGGCGTTCGTGACGTCGGCGGCGAGCAGGCTCAGGTCCGGGCGGGCGTAGTTGCGCATGCGCGCGCCGTACGAGAGGGTGCCGTCCCGGTAGCGGGCGTTCGGGTACCCGAGGATCAGGCCGCCACCGGGCGTCAGGTGCTGGCGGCGCAGCGTGGCGAGCAGGACGTCCTGCCGCACGCCGGGGCTCTGGAGGAGGCTCAGGGCCAGGATCAGGTCGAAGCGGCCCAGGTCCGGGGGCAGGGCGTTCACGTCCGCAGCAAAGATGGTCGCCCGGGGCCAGCGTTCGCGGGCGGCCTGCGCGGCGGCCGGGTCGAGGTCCACGCCCACCACCTCGAAGGTGCGGTCCGGGAAGGCCAGCGGCAGGGCGTCCAGTTCATGCCCGGCATTCACGCCCAGCGCCAGCACCCGCCCGCCGGGTGGGGGGTTCACGCGGCGCAGCGCCTCGACGAAGGTCGCCAGGAAGATGGGGTCCTCCAGCTTGTTCACGCGGGCCCAGTCGCCGTCCGGGCCGTACCCGGCGTGATCGGGGTCGCGGGCGGGGGCGTGGGCGCGCAGGGTCAGGCGGACCCGCCCTCCCCTGCCCGGTCCGGGGTCAGGAGGTGCGCGTCGAGCAGGTCCGCGAGGTCCGTCCAGGTGCTCCAGGGGCGGTGCGTGCCGTGCGCGGTCGCCTCGCCCGCGTAGCGGCCCAGGCCCGCGTCGGGGTCGGGCACCTCGAAGGTCACCTCGCCCGCCGCGCGCAGCCGATCACGCACGGCGGGGAGGAGGACGCTCATGGGTTCTGTCGTGAAGCGCACCGGCCGGGTCAGTACCCGTGGTGCTTGACGACCGCGCCCTGGCCTTCCAGCCAGCGGGTGACGACGCCCACGGCGGCCTTCACGCCGGTCGTGATGATCGGCCCGCCGAACTTCGCGAGGCGCACGAGGTGCGTGCCGTCCTCGCGGGCGGTGATGCCGATCAGGACCTCCTGGGTCAGTTCGCCCTCGACGACGTGCGCCAGGACGACCCAGCCGTCGCGGCGCAGTCCGGCGTACAGGTCGAGCAGGATGACCGTCCACGCGCCACCCTCCTCCGCATTGCGGCTGCCGGGGTTGCGTTCGGTGACCTTCTCGAAGGCCTGGGGATTGAAGGTGTCGGGCAGGGTCAGGACGGCGTGGGGCACGGTGGTGGGGTCCTCC
This region of Deinococcus sp. JMULE3 genomic DNA includes:
- the cmk gene encoding (d)CMP kinase; the protein is MIVTIDGVAASGKSSVSSGVAQALGVPYVSSGLLYRAVTLLGLEAGADLADASALLPLLSGVRLEPLASGNRVWNADHDLTADLHSTRVDTGVSVVAALPEIREWVDNQLRALPAPLVAEGRDMGTNVFPHAPHKFYLTASPRVRAERRAKERPEDIPAIEAALTERDRLDTTQSAPAPDARVIDTGPLTLQGVIDTILADLR
- a CDS encoding peptidylprolyl isomerase, with the translated sequence MKHAALILTALLALTACQKKDDATTTDTKTDTAATDTTPATDTPATDTKADATPAVTKPGPVPAGYTEVPFLTTEPKREFKAEPDMALTDGKDYYALIDTSRGQILADLYEQETPVTVNNFVFLARNHYFDGIRFHRVIDGFMAQTGDPKSVDEEKKAEWGTGGPGYQFADEFRQKLTFNSGGILAMANSGPATNGSQFFITFEPTDFLNGKHTIFGKVVTGDDLLPKLTRTMDQNNAEVAGAVADQILTVRILTKG
- a CDS encoding class I SAM-dependent methyltransferase, which translates into the protein MNKLEDPIFLATFVEALRRVNPPPGGRVLALGVNAGHELDALPLAFPDRTFEVVGVDLDPAAAQAARERWPRATIFAADVNALPPDLGRFDLILALSLLQSPGVRQDVLLATLRRQHLTPGGGLILGYPNARYRDGTLSYGARMRNYARPDLSLLAADVTNARRGLQKHGFKVFVTGKYEVLLTAIPAHGATPTDLEL